In a genomic window of Pelodiscus sinensis isolate JC-2024 chromosome 32, ASM4963464v1, whole genome shotgun sequence:
- the LOC102461547 gene encoding C-type lectin domain family 2 member B-like, producing MGKGEQKTDKPDNLLPVPGDVEKGAKSKPAFHIFYRTSSSPKGTAAVILSVCILLLIILVLVISLAVVASRVPEPLLVKLTCPDDWVGYRGKCYYFSEAEETWDSSRSHCSALGASLAGIDTLKDLVFLMRHKGRDYHWIGLRREDEAQPWKWANGTEFNNLFHVTEGENCAYLNDVAVYSSKCSSMKKWVCSKPSLHLRKE from the exons ATGGGGAAAGGCGAGCAGAAGACAGACAAGCCGGATAATCTGCTTCCAGTCCCAGGAGACGTGGAGAAAGGAGCAAAGTCAA agcctgccttCCACATCTTTTACAGAACTTCCTCATCCCCTAAAGGCACAGCTGCAGTCATACTTTCAGTGTGtatcctcctcctcatcatcctAGTCCTGGTGATATCTCTGGCAG TGGTAGCGTCTCGTGTTCCTGAGCCTCTTCTTGTCAAGCTCACCTGCCCCGACGACTGGGTCGGCTACCGAGGGAAATGTTACTATTTCTCTGAGGCCGAAGAGACTTGGGACTCCAGCCGGAGccactgctctgccctgggcgcCTCCCTGGCTGGGATTGATACCCTGAAGGACCTG GTTTTCCTCATGCGTCATAAGGGACGTGATTACCACTGGATCGGCCTGCGGAGGGAAGACGAAGCCCAGCCCTGGAAGTGGGCGAATGGGACAGAATTCAACAACCT GTTTCATGTGACAGAAGGCGAAAACTGTGCATACCTGAACGACGTTGCTGTCTACTCCTCCAAGTGCTCATctatgaagaagtgggtctgcagcaagcccagcctgcacctgaGGAAGGAATAG